A single region of the Cronobacter condimenti 1330 genome encodes:
- a CDS encoding DUF7740 domain-containing protein: protein MSLKHRIPEMMKRIDHDEFIRATDEYADLLITMCLCMRIAGPTRANVKACALALKQRLKTSHSQQKLAGILRSPDPVGQFLSLRREVNRENAKVGIPADQFL, encoded by the coding sequence ATGAGCCTTAAACACCGCATCCCGGAAATGATGAAGCGCATCGATCATGATGAGTTTATTCGCGCCACTGATGAATATGCCGATCTGCTTATTACGATGTGTCTCTGTATGCGTATCGCTGGCCCCACGCGGGCCAATGTCAAAGCCTGCGCCCTGGCGCTAAAGCAGCGCCTGAAAACGAGCCACAGCCAGCAGAAGCTGGCCGGGATTCTTCGCAGCCCCGATCCGGTAGGCCAGTTTCTCTCGCTGCGCCGGGAGGTAAACCGCGAGAACGCGAAAGTGGGCATCCCTGCTGATCAATTCCTTTGA
- a CDS encoding MT-A70 family methyltransferase, with translation MKYSLIYADPAWSYGNTVSNGAAAGHYDTMSLIDMKRLPVWELAAENAVLAMWYTGTHNREAMELAEAWGFTVRTMKGFTWVKLNQLAEQHINKALEAGEVEDFHDFLDLLNAQTRMNGGNHTRANTEDLLIATRGTGLERKDASVKQVIYSPLGRHSAKPWEARHRLERLYGDVPRIELFSRSAAPGWDHWGNQCESSAVKLLPGFVTKATRN, from the coding sequence GTGAAGTATTCGCTTATCTATGCAGATCCCGCGTGGAGCTACGGCAACACAGTAAGCAACGGCGCAGCAGCCGGCCATTACGACACCATGAGCCTGATCGATATGAAGCGCCTCCCAGTTTGGGAGCTGGCCGCAGAAAACGCTGTTTTGGCGATGTGGTACACCGGCACCCATAACCGCGAAGCTATGGAGCTTGCCGAAGCCTGGGGTTTTACAGTTCGCACAATGAAGGGCTTCACGTGGGTAAAACTAAATCAACTGGCAGAGCAGCACATCAATAAAGCGCTGGAAGCTGGCGAAGTTGAAGATTTTCACGACTTTTTAGACCTGCTTAACGCGCAAACGCGAATGAATGGCGGAAACCATACGCGGGCCAACACCGAAGATCTTCTTATCGCCACCCGCGGCACCGGGCTGGAACGCAAAGATGCCAGCGTGAAACAGGTTATCTACAGCCCGTTAGGCCGTCACAGCGCGAAACCGTGGGAAGCCCGCCACCGGTTAGAGCGTCTTTATGGCGACGTGCCGCGCATCGAGTTGTTCAGCCGGTCGGCGGCGCCGGGCTGGGATCACTGGGGCAACCAGTGCGAGTCATCGGCAGTGAAGTTGCTGCCTGGCTTCGTAACTAAAGCTACGAGGAACTAA
- a CDS encoding helix-turn-helix transcriptional regulator, whose protein sequence is MRELREDTLIDLKFIMADTGFGKTFIYDRIKDGTLPKPRKIHGRSRWLYSDHQAFKKKLIGQHDG, encoded by the coding sequence ATGCGTGAGTTACGCGAGGATACCCTTATTGACCTGAAATTTATCATGGCAGATACTGGGTTCGGTAAGACCTTCATTTATGACCGTATTAAAGACGGAACCCTTCCGAAACCACGCAAGATTCATGGGCGTTCTCGCTGGTTATACAGTGATCATCAAGCATTCAAAAAAAAGCTCATCGGGCAGCATGATGGGTAA
- a CDS encoding Arm DNA-binding domain-containing protein, which produces MALTDMTVRNAKPKDKAYKLTDSIGLFLFISPAGSKLWRFRYRFENKEQTFCMSPYPEISLSEARSKRADARKLLANSINPGQ; this is translated from the coding sequence ATGGCACTGACTGATATGACGGTGCGCAATGCTAAACCTAAAGACAAAGCGTACAAACTCACCGACAGCATCGGGCTTTTTCTCTTTATATCACCCGCAGGTTCAAAACTGTGGCGTTTTCGCTATCGCTTTGAGAATAAAGAACAGACCTTCTGCATGAGCCCATATCCTGAGATTTCATTATCTGAAGCACGTTCAAAACGCGCTGATGCCCGCAAGCTTCTCGCCAACAGCATTAACCCAGGACAATAA
- a CDS encoding DUF3944 domain-containing protein — protein MGLVYKDDEDLNFLQHCTEVQLQVIARLLTYDENGKQRLASELLKHQQFQALDSHPERHRRCWQLIAGELQHFGGDSIANKGHGLLYRSVLHDLKSISGQRAKRSLLDQMKRR, from the coding sequence GTGGGACTGGTTTATAAAGATGATGAAGACCTTAACTTTTTACAGCACTGTACGGAAGTGCAGTTACAGGTTATTGCCAGGTTACTGACGTATGACGAGAACGGAAAACAGCGTCTCGCCAGTGAGTTATTAAAGCATCAACAATTTCAGGCGCTGGATAGCCACCCGGAGCGGCATCGCCGTTGCTGGCAGCTGATTGCCGGCGAGCTGCAGCATTTTGGTGGCGACAGCATTGCCAATAAGGGTCATGGTCTGCTGTACCGGAGCGTCCTGCATGATTTGAAATCGATCTCAGGCCAGCGGGCAAAACGTAGCTTACTGGATCAGATGAAGAGAAGATAA
- a CDS encoding DUF3289 family protein, translated as MHISPPVLLPRPMNGSFSDWVIQCMPVEAARNYPVNTVGAWHGGVHILHTDHSSSQANPLRAIAGGTIVYARSPSGKKDKKPLAYNGATDDGCVLIRHQILIGDEPVEFVFYSLTMHMKQVRSDILSGIGKSIKREQIIGTSGVVDGKNAFHFQICCEEKMLNVLCGRIHGEVNIASPGRLKPVYGDEYYCFPAGTPVYDDIPKGFVRTPMTLTAEDLYIINSGVDTKTFRKKIDGHYDYLGSIAIAVNYISEATGSDPLIKSREYSHWVKVATPVGSGWVDVCADNIMTYSDAELPDWAGWSLIDDDTSSNSQCNSKIIKKLQDEKPHEDAKAPLLTQAICKFPFEWDFSTFDARFSWVKARTDQFPEPLTDDDYSELKEHIKSLCFFDKLPAKVQKELSGQIWHFEPRIFITQIQKAERRLIFKTIKKINDFTADDMRYGDMTKEQILAQGKMNKIDILGRELKINFFNFDNTIDDHFGNLASMARWTAWKGEYPPLIQIMLERFKNNEGGVLKHKLLNKAFSEHATTVECVNKIKGFIQLLLTDNGYKSFSINDLNVLNEKIRNNVKLPKFDNYDWFNGLGITIHDTYSTQIYLDYIDVSDSNFKAEISFQIQDHFGLDVADVNGKGFENLPWFCSWFILQRYTEYGYMPFINEASFTMVIEG; from the coding sequence ATGCATATTTCCCCTCCTGTTTTGTTGCCACGACCCATGAATGGGAGCTTCAGCGACTGGGTTATTCAGTGCATGCCCGTCGAAGCTGCACGTAATTACCCTGTAAATACCGTGGGGGCATGGCACGGAGGTGTACATATTCTTCATACAGATCATTCCAGTTCACAGGCTAATCCCCTCCGGGCAATTGCTGGAGGGACTATTGTTTATGCTAGGTCACCGTCCGGAAAAAAAGATAAAAAACCGCTGGCTTATAATGGGGCAACCGACGATGGATGTGTACTGATTCGACATCAGATATTAATAGGTGATGAACCTGTCGAGTTTGTTTTCTATTCACTGACTATGCATATGAAACAGGTGCGTTCTGATATTCTGTCTGGTATTGGGAAGAGTATAAAACGCGAGCAAATTATAGGGACGTCAGGCGTCGTGGATGGAAAAAATGCGTTCCACTTCCAGATTTGTTGTGAGGAAAAGATGCTCAACGTGCTGTGTGGTAGAATTCATGGTGAAGTAAATATTGCTTCTCCGGGAAGACTTAAGCCTGTATACGGTGATGAATACTACTGTTTTCCTGCTGGTACCCCTGTTTATGATGATATTCCTAAAGGCTTTGTGCGCACCCCAATGACCCTTACAGCGGAAGATTTATATATTATCAACAGTGGTGTAGACACAAAAACGTTTCGAAAAAAAATTGATGGACACTACGACTACCTCGGCAGCATTGCTATAGCGGTTAATTATATCAGTGAAGCTACAGGGAGCGATCCTCTGATAAAATCCAGGGAGTACAGCCATTGGGTGAAGGTTGCAACTCCTGTTGGGAGTGGCTGGGTCGATGTCTGTGCTGATAATATAATGACGTACAGTGATGCCGAGTTGCCTGACTGGGCTGGATGGTCTTTGATTGATGATGATACATCCAGCAATAGCCAATGTAATTCTAAAATAATCAAAAAGTTACAAGATGAAAAACCACACGAGGATGCAAAAGCCCCCCTGCTTACACAGGCAATTTGCAAGTTTCCGTTTGAGTGGGATTTTTCGACATTCGATGCGCGATTTTCATGGGTAAAAGCCAGGACCGATCAATTTCCTGAGCCATTGACTGATGATGATTACAGTGAACTCAAGGAACACATAAAATCATTATGCTTCTTTGATAAATTACCTGCTAAAGTCCAAAAGGAACTCAGTGGTCAGATCTGGCATTTTGAACCTCGGATATTCATCACGCAGATACAAAAGGCAGAACGCCGTTTAATTTTTAAAACCATAAAGAAAATTAATGACTTCACTGCTGATGATATGCGTTATGGGGATATGACTAAAGAGCAGATACTCGCTCAGGGGAAAATGAATAAAATTGATATTTTGGGGCGGGAGTTAAAGATTAATTTTTTCAATTTTGACAATACGATTGATGATCATTTTGGTAATTTGGCCAGCATGGCAAGGTGGACTGCCTGGAAGGGTGAGTATCCCCCACTTATTCAAATTATGCTCGAGAGGTTCAAAAATAATGAGGGTGGGGTTTTAAAGCATAAGCTATTGAATAAAGCATTTTCTGAACATGCAACCACAGTGGAATGTGTTAACAAAATTAAAGGATTTATTCAGTTATTGCTTACTGATAATGGTTACAAGAGTTTTTCAATCAATGATTTAAATGTGCTGAATGAAAAAATAAGAAATAACGTTAAACTTCCAAAATTCGATAACTATGACTGGTTTAACGGTTTGGGGATAACTATTCATGATACTTATTCCACACAGATTTATCTCGATTACATAGATGTTAGCGATAGTAATTTCAAAGCCGAAATTTCATTCCAAATACAGGACCATTTTGGTTTGGATGTTGCTGATGTTAATGGGAAAGGGTTTGAAAACCTGCCATGGTTTTGCTCATGGTTCATTCTTCAGCGTTATACGGAATATGGATATATGCCATTCATTAATGAAGCTAGTTTTACAATGGTCATTGAAGGGTAA
- a CDS encoding type VI secretion system Vgr family protein gives MDKDNWLALFDGQTRYFLDIFDSQVKPDVLRFRGREALSEPFRWDIEFTTPQGDIVPEDVLMKYASFRMRSGKNVHGIVTRLEWLSTTADQSHYRLTLSSRLALLDHTRQCRVFQNQSVPEVVEQVLRGHGLEGPDFEFRLERTYPARELITQWRETDLEFIRRILSEVGIYWRTEMDNSRELDVYIFADSQLHYQFDVGLPYREPSGLFDGAAESVWDVRTWHRVVTGTVATRDYNYRSASTPMDATVSMRSDAVTRGEHYRYAAPYREAGDDASPEPETESGAFYARLHHERELNKSARVHLFSNATGLSPGQVLEPQGNIIAALKEGLLLTLVSFRGARDSRLHVSVRGMPYSERYCFHPAEIPRPEIHGTLPARVESQEKNDIYAHLDEQGRYRVKLGFVREGTESGYGYLWLRMAKPYAGDTLGWHTPLTDGTEVVVAYSNGDIDLPYIAYALHDSEHSDHVTRDNHTRNVLRTPANNKLRMEDQRGQEHIKLATEYGKTQLSSGHLVDAQGQRRGQGTELRTDEHGVIRAGKGLFVSADAQPKAQGDVLDMDAALKEIDRLNQQLQQLEMAAEQAQALKADVDSQIAMFAQRLKPLNEALLMSAPEGMALTSGEHLQMAASKNVAINGGGDISTGVMGNMTALAGEKLGLFARTGQLSLKSGEGPVEVQNASMQLFAKKKLTMSSASDISFAGKKRITLIGGGSYLRLEAGKIEYGTPAMYLRRTKRTMAAGQNSIDVDIPSVPGEVSNLSSAKKILFS, from the coding sequence ATGGATAAGGACAACTGGCTGGCGCTTTTTGACGGCCAGACCCGTTACTTTCTGGATATTTTTGACAGCCAGGTAAAGCCGGACGTCCTGCGCTTTCGCGGCAGGGAAGCACTGAGTGAGCCATTCAGATGGGACATCGAGTTCACCACGCCGCAAGGCGACATCGTCCCGGAAGACGTGCTGATGAAGTATGCGTCGTTCCGCATGCGCAGCGGCAAAAACGTACACGGCATCGTCACCCGCCTGGAATGGCTCTCCACCACCGCAGACCAGTCCCACTACCGGCTCACGCTCAGCTCCCGCCTGGCGCTTCTGGATCACACCCGCCAGTGCCGTGTTTTTCAGAACCAGTCGGTGCCGGAGGTGGTGGAGCAGGTGCTGCGCGGCCACGGGCTGGAGGGGCCGGACTTTGAGTTCCGCCTGGAACGCACGTACCCGGCGCGGGAGCTGATTACCCAGTGGCGGGAAACGGACCTCGAATTTATCCGGCGCATTTTGTCTGAAGTGGGAATTTACTGGCGCACGGAGATGGATAACAGCCGCGAGCTGGACGTGTACATTTTCGCCGACAGCCAGCTTCACTACCAGTTTGATGTAGGCCTGCCGTACCGCGAGCCGTCGGGCCTGTTCGACGGCGCGGCAGAATCGGTGTGGGATGTGCGGACCTGGCACAGGGTTGTCACGGGCACCGTCGCCACCAGAGACTACAACTACCGCTCCGCCTCCACGCCGATGGATGCGACGGTCAGCATGCGTAGTGATGCGGTCACACGAGGAGAGCACTACCGCTACGCCGCGCCTTACCGCGAAGCGGGAGATGACGCCAGCCCGGAGCCGGAAACCGAATCCGGGGCGTTCTATGCGCGACTCCATCACGAGCGGGAGCTGAACAAATCGGCCCGCGTGCACCTGTTCAGCAATGCCACGGGTCTCTCGCCCGGGCAGGTGCTGGAGCCGCAGGGTAATATCATTGCTGCCCTGAAGGAAGGCTTGCTCCTCACACTCGTGTCCTTTCGGGGTGCAAGGGATTCCCGCCTGCACGTGTCGGTCCGGGGCATGCCTTACAGCGAACGTTACTGCTTCCACCCGGCGGAAATCCCGCGCCCTGAAATCCACGGCACGCTTCCGGCACGAGTCGAGAGCCAGGAGAAAAATGATATCTACGCGCATCTGGACGAGCAGGGGCGGTATCGGGTGAAGCTGGGCTTCGTCCGGGAGGGGACGGAATCTGGCTACGGTTACCTGTGGCTGAGGATGGCGAAACCATATGCCGGTGACACGCTGGGCTGGCACACGCCGCTCACCGACGGCACCGAAGTGGTGGTTGCGTACAGCAATGGCGATATTGACCTGCCGTACATCGCGTATGCGCTGCACGACTCTGAGCATTCGGACCACGTCACCCGCGACAACCATACCCGTAACGTGCTGCGCACCCCGGCGAACAACAAGCTGCGGATGGAAGACCAGCGCGGTCAGGAGCACATCAAACTCGCCACAGAGTACGGCAAGACGCAGCTGAGCAGCGGGCACCTGGTGGACGCACAGGGGCAACGTCGCGGCCAGGGCACGGAGCTGCGCACCGATGAACACGGCGTGATCCGCGCCGGAAAAGGGCTGTTTGTCAGTGCAGATGCGCAGCCGAAAGCGCAGGGTGACGTACTGGACATGGATGCTGCTCTGAAGGAAATCGACAGGCTTAATCAGCAACTGCAACAACTGGAAATGGCGGCAGAACAGGCGCAGGCCCTGAAGGCGGACGTGGACAGCCAGATAGCGATGTTCGCGCAGCGGCTGAAGCCGCTCAATGAGGCGCTGCTGATGTCCGCCCCGGAAGGGATGGCACTGACCAGCGGGGAACACCTGCAAATGGCCGCCAGCAAAAACGTCGCCATTAACGGCGGAGGCGATATCAGCACCGGCGTCATGGGCAACATGACGGCACTGGCGGGAGAAAAGCTCGGCCTGTTCGCGCGCACCGGCCAGCTGAGCCTGAAATCCGGCGAAGGCCCGGTGGAGGTGCAGAACGCCAGTATGCAGTTGTTCGCTAAGAAAAAGCTGACGATGAGTTCAGCGAGTGACATCTCGTTTGCGGGAAAGAAACGCATCACGCTTATCGGCGGCGGGAGTTACCTGCGGCTTGAGGCGGGGAAAATCGAGTACGGCACGCCGGCGATGTACCTGCGCAGGACGAAAAGGACGATGGCGGCGGGACAAAATTCAATTGATGTTGATATTCCCTCTGTTCCTGGTGAAGTGTCAAATTTATCTTCTGCTAAAAAAATTCTGTTCTCATAA
- the tssJ gene encoding type VI secretion system lipoprotein TssJ, whose amino-acid sequence MATVTRWQALTLIACGLLAGCGLTQTVTDGTVSITKSIFYKKIKTLHLDFTPRTAINADGAQTPLATMVRVYLLKDRKAVDTADYQTLLRKADTVLKDDVLASKELLVMPNGSVTLNMPMDEDAQFVAVVGLFNRPDQKDNRWRLVLTRADLDPDKPRTIELGDGWLSLVPVKE is encoded by the coding sequence ATGGCAACAGTAACTCGCTGGCAGGCGCTGACGCTTATTGCCTGTGGTCTGCTCGCAGGCTGTGGTCTGACGCAGACCGTCACGGACGGCACGGTCAGCATCACGAAATCCATCTTCTACAAGAAAATCAAAACGCTGCATCTGGATTTTACCCCGCGCACGGCCATTAACGCCGATGGCGCACAGACGCCGCTGGCGACCATGGTGCGGGTCTATCTCCTCAAAGATCGTAAAGCTGTGGATACCGCCGATTACCAGACGCTGCTGCGCAAGGCTGATACGGTGCTGAAGGACGACGTGCTGGCATCAAAAGAGCTGCTGGTGATGCCCAACGGCAGTGTGACGCTCAATATGCCCATGGATGAAGACGCGCAGTTTGTGGCGGTGGTGGGGCTGTTTAACCGACCGGATCAGAAGGACAACCGCTGGCGTCTGGTACTGACCCGTGCCGACCTCGACCCGGACAAACCCCGCACAATAGAACTGGGTGATGGCTGGCTCAGCCTCGTGCCGGTAAAGGAGTGA
- the tssG gene encoding type VI secretion system baseplate subunit TssG — MARESQPANTGLTLALNKDIWRANFYRFCQLLEQENPDAPKLGTTSHPGDDPVRFRPWPGMGFPVSTLKAVETDEDHPTSPPTVRTTFLGVYGVDSPLPTPYLDDMAQRREGHETVTSFLDIFSHRITTQYYRIWRKYAYPATFEAGGRDATSQCLLGLVGLGIPGTAERVATPVSRFLALLGTMRLPTRNAEGIRALVSLLAPNTRTIITEPDPVKVHIDNRSGLISENRVRLSQRATLGKTAKEACSRVLVTLETEDPDEAEGWLPGGILHTDLLVLLRVYLGYRSDARLRLTVPVRLLPEPRLGKGRRIQLGRTGLLGLKAGKLSNNRESLTVNLGCYEGLHYSAQQPSEDGHYRFD, encoded by the coding sequence ATGGCGCGAGAATCACAGCCAGCAAATACCGGGCTGACGCTAGCCCTTAACAAAGATATCTGGCGGGCCAACTTCTATCGTTTCTGCCAGCTGTTGGAGCAGGAGAATCCGGACGCGCCGAAACTGGGAACCACCAGCCATCCGGGCGACGATCCGGTACGATTCAGACCCTGGCCTGGTATGGGTTTCCCGGTCAGCACCCTGAAAGCGGTGGAGACCGATGAAGACCATCCGACATCGCCCCCAACGGTCCGCACGACATTTCTCGGGGTGTATGGGGTGGACTCCCCCCTGCCGACGCCCTACCTGGATGATATGGCACAGCGTCGAGAAGGGCATGAGACGGTTACCTCGTTTCTGGACATCTTCAGCCACCGGATCACCACGCAGTACTATCGGATCTGGCGTAAATACGCCTATCCGGCGACCTTCGAGGCCGGTGGGCGCGATGCCACGTCGCAGTGTCTGCTGGGGCTGGTGGGGCTCGGTATACCGGGAACGGCTGAACGGGTGGCAACACCGGTTTCCCGCTTCCTCGCCTTACTCGGTACGATGCGCTTACCCACCCGAAATGCTGAAGGCATTCGGGCTCTGGTGAGCCTGCTGGCACCGAATACCCGGACAATTATCACTGAACCCGATCCGGTTAAGGTCCATATCGACAACCGCAGCGGCCTGATTAGCGAAAATCGCGTCCGTCTTTCTCAGCGTGCCACGCTGGGTAAAACGGCGAAAGAAGCATGTAGTCGGGTACTGGTGACGCTGGAGACTGAGGATCCGGACGAGGCGGAAGGATGGTTACCCGGCGGGATCCTGCATACCGATCTGCTGGTCCTGCTGCGTGTCTATCTCGGCTACCGCAGTGACGCCCGACTGCGCCTCACCGTACCCGTGCGGTTGTTGCCTGAACCTCGCCTGGGCAAGGGCAGGCGTATCCAGCTGGGCCGCACTGGTTTGCTGGGTCTGAAAGCAGGCAAACTCAGCAATAACCGGGAGAGCCTGACCGTTAATCTGGGTTGCTATGAAGGGCTTCACTATTCCGCACAGCAACCCTCAGAAGACGGGCATTACCGCTTCGATTGA
- the tssF gene encoding type VI secretion system baseplate subunit TssF translates to MDDLTLRYYEAEMRYLREAGKEFARAHPDRAAMLNLDKPGARDPYVERLFEGFAFLMGRLREKLDDDLPELTEGLVSLLWPHYMRTIPSLAIVEFSPDWRSQRQAEMLAEGFSVLSRPVGPHKTACQYRTTRDVPLHPLHLADARLHTETNGRSAIRLRFECPEKVDWSKAGIDKVAIFLNAESPVSSALHLAMTRRVHAMYARHAGTHTERHQFDGWCKPMGFDDNDGLWKKADTAFSGYQLLLEYFSFRPKFMFVELRGLDSIGLTAASTWFEIDIVLREAWSSDLPFETENFRLHCAPVINLFTLEADPLTLNPLDNEYLLRPLRLQDGHTEIYSVDNIHGAVKNGKHPYVPFTSFRHRGGMMRHDAPERYYHTRVKRGPSGLYDTWLILGGRSFELEQLSEKPESLSMRITGTNGQLPRKVLESTVLDRAVKAGKVPVRVLNLSTPTMPLYPPANDRFHWRVMSHLGSNFLSMMDNPEVLRGTLALYDWTDDEMNRRRLEAIVAVKHTLIRRFEKGFMLRGVDIEVTLNTDNFAGEGDVNLFGEMLHRFFALYADIHLFNQLTLVLQPTGKRLRWRENHSQQIPG, encoded by the coding sequence ATGGATGATTTGACCCTGCGCTATTACGAAGCAGAGATGCGCTACCTGCGTGAGGCGGGTAAAGAGTTTGCCCGTGCCCATCCGGACCGGGCAGCAATGCTTAATCTGGATAAACCCGGCGCCCGCGATCCTTATGTGGAGCGCCTGTTTGAAGGCTTTGCCTTCCTGATGGGGCGACTGCGTGAAAAGCTGGATGATGACCTGCCGGAGCTGACTGAAGGACTGGTAAGTCTGCTGTGGCCCCACTATATGCGGACTATCCCGTCGCTGGCCATCGTCGAGTTCTCGCCTGACTGGCGTAGTCAGCGTCAGGCCGAAATGCTGGCGGAAGGCTTCTCCGTTCTGTCGCGTCCCGTAGGGCCGCATAAAACCGCCTGTCAGTACCGGACGACCCGCGATGTTCCGCTGCATCCCCTGCATCTTGCGGACGCCCGTCTGCACACGGAAACCAATGGACGATCAGCGATCCGCCTGCGCTTCGAATGCCCTGAAAAAGTGGACTGGAGCAAAGCCGGGATCGACAAAGTCGCCATTTTTCTTAACGCAGAGAGCCCGGTTAGCTCTGCGCTGCATCTGGCAATGACCCGGCGTGTACATGCCATGTATGCGCGTCATGCCGGGACGCATACTGAACGTCATCAGTTTGACGGCTGGTGCAAACCCATGGGCTTTGATGACAATGACGGCCTGTGGAAGAAAGCCGATACTGCCTTCAGTGGTTACCAGTTGCTGCTGGAATATTTCAGCTTCCGTCCTAAGTTTATGTTTGTTGAGCTGCGCGGCCTGGACTCCATCGGGCTCACTGCGGCCAGTACCTGGTTTGAAATCGACATTGTGCTCAGAGAAGCCTGGTCATCCGATCTGCCTTTTGAGACAGAAAACTTCCGCCTGCACTGTGCGCCAGTCATCAATCTCTTTACCCTGGAAGCCGACCCGCTGACCCTTAACCCGCTGGATAACGAATACCTGCTCAGGCCGCTGCGTCTTCAGGATGGTCACACCGAAATTTACAGCGTCGATAACATCCATGGCGCGGTGAAGAATGGCAAACACCCCTATGTACCGTTCACCAGCTTCCGGCACCGGGGCGGTATGATGCGCCACGATGCCCCTGAACGTTATTACCACACCCGCGTGAAACGCGGCCCTTCAGGACTGTATGACACCTGGCTCATACTCGGAGGCCGCTCGTTCGAACTGGAACAACTGTCTGAGAAGCCCGAATCGCTGTCGATGCGCATTACCGGCACCAACGGACAACTCCCGCGTAAGGTGCTTGAAAGCACGGTGCTGGACAGGGCCGTGAAAGCAGGCAAGGTGCCCGTCAGGGTCCTGAACCTCTCTACACCCACTATGCCGTTGTATCCCCCTGCAAACGATCGTTTCCACTGGCGTGTCATGAGCCATCTTGGATCAAACTTCCTCAGCATGATGGATAACCCTGAAGTCCTGCGGGGGACGCTGGCGCTCTATGACTGGACCGACGACGAGATGAACCGTCGCCGACTTGAGGCGATTGTGGCGGTGAAGCACACCCTGATCCGCCGCTTTGAAAAAGGTTTTATGCTCCGGGGCGTGGACATCGAGGTCACGCTGAATACGGATAATTTTGCAGGTGAGGGGGATGTGAATCTCTTTGGAGAGATGTTGCATCGCTTCTTCGCGCTCTATGCGGATATTCACCTTTTCAACCAGCTCACGCTGGTGCTGCAACCAACAGGGAAACGACTGAGATGGCGCGAGAATCACAGCCAGCAAATACCGGGCTGA